cctgtaaactctctttacaattcccccattttacctgtccaaaaaccggACAAGTCTACAGattagttcaggatctgcgccTTATCAACCAAACTGCCTTGCCTGTCCACCCCGTGGTGCCAAAGCCATATCCTCTCCTATCCTCagtacctccctccacaacccagtattctgttctggatctcaaacatgctttctttactattcctttgcacccttcatcccagcctctctttgctttcacttggactgaccctgacacccatcaggctcagcgaATTTCCTGGGCTGTACTGCCGCAAGGCCTCACGGACAGCCCCCAtgacttcagtcaagcccaaatttcttcttcatctgttacctatctcagcacaattcttcatgaaaacacatgtgctctccctgctgatcgtgtccggctaatctcccaaacccgaatcccttctacaaaacagctcctttccttcctaggcatggttaggtaCCTCCGCCTTTGGATACCTAGTTTTGCCACTGACTAAACCATTATGtaaactcacaaaaggaaacctagctgaccccgtagatcctaaatcctttccccactcctctttcgGTTCCTTAAAAACAGCCCTAGAAGCTGCCCCCATGCAGGCTGTCCCTAACTCGtcccaacccttttcattacacacagccaaagtaCAGGGCTGTGTGGTcaaaattcttacacaagagccgggACCATGCCCTGTAACGTttttgtccaaacaacttgaccttactgtcaAGGCTGGCCATCATGTCTCCGTGCAGTGGCTGCCGCTGCCCTAATAGTtgtagaggccctcaaaatcacaaactatgctcaactcactctctacagttctcataattcccaaaatctattttcttcctcacacctgacacatatactttctgctccccGGCTCCTTCAGTTGTACtctctttgttgagtctcccacagttaccactgttcctggcctggaCTTCAGCccggcctcccacattattcctgataccacacctgacccccatgactgtatctctctgatccacccgaccttcactccatttccccatagttccttctttcctgttcctcaccctgatcacacttggtttatcgatggcagttccaccaggcctaatcgccacacaccagcaaaggcaggctatgctatataatatcttccacatctatcattgaggctactgctctgccccctccactacctctcagcaagccaaactcattgccttaaTTCGGGCCCTCGCTCTTGTAAAGGGACTATgcgtcaatatttatactgaccccatatcctgcaccaccatgctgttttatGAGCTGAAAGGTTTCCTCACtatgcaagggtcctccatcattaatgcccctttaataaaaactcttctcaaggccgCTTTACTTCCAAacgaagctggagtcattcactgcaagggccatcgaaaggcatcagatcccatcactcaggacagcgcttatgctgataaggtagctaaaaaagcagctaacGTTCCAACTTCTATCACTCacggccagtttttctccttctcgtCTGGTCACTTCCAcctactcccccactgaaacttccacctgtcaatctcttcccacacaaggcaaatagTTCTTgtaccaaggaaaatatctccttccagcctcacaggcccattctattatgtcgtcatttcataacctcttccatgtaggttacaagccgctagcccgcctcttagaacctctcatttcctttccattgtggaaatctaccctcaaggaaatcacttctcagtgttccatctgctattctatcTACTcctcctcagggattgttcaggccccctcccttccctacacaccaagctcggggatttgcccctgcccaggactggcaaattgactttactcacatgccccgagtcaggaaactaaaatacctcttggtctgggtagacactttcactggatgggtagaggcctttcccacagggtctgagaaggccaccacagtcatttcttcccttctgtcagaaaaaaattccTCGGTTTGGCTTTCCTGCCTCTATACAGTCCGATAACAGACCGGCCTTTAccagtcaaatcacccaagccgtttctcaggctcttggtattcagtggtGCCTGATTTTACCTCAAACTGCCACCATTAAGTCTCTCTTTAAGTGGATAGAAGATCTTCAGTGACAAAATATCCTCCGatactttcaccctgatgaagtcctattccttacttttatactcactcttattcttgttcctgttcttacgccaccctctacctctccccagcaATCTCCACCACACACTGTCAATCTCACTCTCTCCTAGCCgtttctaatccttctttaacaaacaattgctggctttgcacttctctttcctccaaaattgACCAGGCCCTGACTTACTcactgcttaaaaataaaataaaataaaataaaaaggtgggggggactctgtatatttttaaatgaagagtgtcaTTTTTACCTTAATCAATCTGGtctggtatatgacaacataaaaaaactcaagaatAGAGCCCAAAAACTCCCCAACCAAACAAATAATTACGCTGAACCCCCTTTGACACTCTGTAATTGAATGTCCTGGgtactcccaattcttagtcctttaatacctgtttttctcctcctcttattCGGACCTTGTGTCTTCCTTTTAGTTTCTCAGTTGATACAAAactgcatccaggccatcaccaatcattctatacaacaaatgctccttctaacaacccccaaTATCATCCCTTACCCCAAAATCTTCCTTCaacttaatctctcccactctaggttcccatgcCGCCCCTAATCCTgctcgaagcagccctgagaaacatcacccattatctctccataccacccccaaaaTTTTTCGCCGCTCCAGCACttcactattttgttttgcttttcttattaatataagacaggaatgtcagacctctgagcccaagctaagtcATCATATCCCTTGTGACCTGCACgtgtacatccagatggcctgaagccactgaagatccacaaaagaagtgaaaatagccttaactgatgacattccaccattgtgatttgtttctgccccatcctaactgatcaatgtactttgtaatctcccccacccttaagaaggttctttgtaattctcccaacccttgagaatgtactttgtgagatccaccccatgcccacaaaacattgctcctaactccaccacctatccccaaacctataagaactcaTGAGAATCccccaccctttgctgactctcttttcggactcagcccgcctgcacccaggtgaaataaacagccatgttgctcacacaaagcctgtttggtggtctcttcacacggacgtgtGAGACAATATATCATCATATCTATGATCTATATCTGGTGTAACtattcttatttaatatattttctttattatactggaacagctcgtgccctcggtctcctgcctcagcacctggGTGACTTACCGCCCACAACACAAAGCcggtttggtggtctcttcacatggacgcaaGTGAAAGAAAACAGGACACTAAAGCGAAGAGGGAGGCTCCTACCCCTCATGCTCAGTTGAATCTGGCTCTTTTTAcactaaatttctttctttctttttttttttctgagatggagtcttgctctgtcgcccaggctggggtgcagtggcaccatctcggctcactgcaacctccgcctcccaggttcaagaaattgtctgcctcagcctcctgagtagctgggattataagcacctgccaccacctggctaatgtttagccacctgcctggctaatctttttgtatttttagtagagccagggtttcaccatcttggccaggctggtcttgtactcctgacctcgggatccacccaccccagcctcccaaagtgctgggattacagacgtgagccaccgcgcctggcctttttacGCTAAATTTCTTAAGCCTGGCAAGAAATCAACCTTTTACAGCAGCAGAACAACATTTCCCTGGAAATAAATTTGATCCACAAAACGGAAAGCGGGTATGGTGGAAGGATGCGGAAACTGACAAATGGGAATTAGGCACTGTGGTAACATGGGGTAGGGGTTTTGCTTGTGTTTTCCTAGGAGAAGGACAATAACCCATGTGGGTTCCCTCCTGGCAACTGAAATTGCATTATAACTCCAAGGACGAAGTGAAggggggccagcccctccacaccgGTGGGTATTTCTCCAAGGACGAAGTGAAGGGGGTCaacccctccacacctgtgggtatttcttcAAGGACGAAGTGAAggggggccagcccctccacacctgtgggtatttctccaAGGATGAAGTgaagggggccagcccctccacacctgtgggcatttctcatcaggtgggacgagagactcagaaaagaaataagacacagagacaaagtatagagaaagaacagtgggcccaggagaccGGCACACTCAGCATACGGAGGACCCACGCTGGTGCCggcctctgagttccctcagtatttattgatcattatttttACTATCTTAGTGAGGGGAGTGTAGCAGGACAACAGatggggagaaggtcagcagggaaacgtgagcaaaggaatctgtatCATGAAAAAGTTcaaggaaaggtgctgtgcccGGATGTGCATGTAGGCtagatttatgtttctctttacccaaacatctcagtgtagCAAACAGTAACAGAGCAGTATCGCTGCCAGCAGATCTCGTCTCTAACCACAAGGTGGTTTTCTCCTGTGTCAGCATAGAACGAATGGGAATGGTGAGCTTTACACcaagacattccattcccagggacaagcaggaggcagagcctTCCTCTTCTCTCAAGGGCAAAGAGGCCTCCCTCTTTCACttctcctcctcagcacagaACCTTTAtgggtgtcgggctgggggaaTGGTAAGCTCTTTCCTTTTCCAtaaggccatatctcaggctgtctcagtgggaggggaaaccttggacaatacccaggctttcttgggcagaggtccctgcgatcTTCCGCAGTGCATcgtgtccctgggtactcgagactggagaatggcgatgacttttaccagGCATACTGCCTGCAAGCATGTTGTCAACAAGGCACATCCTccacagccctaaatccattaaactttGATTCAAtacagcacatgtttctgtgagcacagggttggggctaaagttacaggttaacagcatctcaaagcagaaacaatttttcttagtacagatcaaaatggagtttcttacgtcttccttttctacatagacacagtaacaatcTGATCATCACTTTCTTTTCCCCATAATGAAGAGCTCTCGGAAACAAAAGGCAAAGAGCCGTCAGAAATCGAAGGGCAAGGTTTGCCTCCTGACACATAAATTGCATGACCTCAACATTACAACAAAATCTTGCCGTGTGTCCTACCATAAGGAATTCTGAAAACGACGGGTAATATAATTCTGGCTGCCTTTGGGGTGGTCAGTGCAGTGGTGAGTATACCAGCGGTGGGGGCAACTGAAAATTGTACCTACTGGGCATATGTTCCTTTTCCCCCTTTAATTCGATCCGTCTCCTGGATGGACTGCTCAGTGGAAGTTTACACTGATAATAGTGCATTCATGCCAGTCCCTAATGATGACACGTTTCCAGCTTACCAGAAGAAGGTATGCACTTTAATTTGTCAGTTGGCTACAAATATCCACCACTGTGCATTGGAATGTTGCCTGGCTGCTTAGTTTATTCTTATCAGAATTGGATGTGGACCGTACCATCCTCTAGTAATGATTCTTATCAACTACATAATGTGTTCAGCAGCAATTCTTTTCAACTTATGACTGTTAAACTTAATCCACATGAGGAATGGAGGGTTCCTGTCACTActaaaagcaataaaacaaaaggaCTGTCAGATTGCTCAAAGGAACCTACAAAGGGACCTTTCCTAGTGAATTCAATTGTATGGAATGATTGTAATGCTCCCAAGGCCATAGTGTTCCAAAGTCTAGCTACGTCtcgcttcccaaaatgctgagattacaggcatgcaccaccacgccggcccctctcttcttttttttttttttttttttttttttttttttttttttgagacggagtctcgctctgtcgcccaggctggagtgcagtggccagatctcagctcactgcaagctctgcctcccgggttcccgccattctcctgcctcagcctcccgagtagctgggaccacaggcgccgccacctcgcccggctaattttttgtgtttttagtagagacggggtttcgccgtgttagccaggatggtctcgatctcctgaccttgtgatccgcccgtctcggcctcccaaagtgctgggattacaggcttgagccaccgcgcccggccccctctcTTCTTATAACAacatcagtcattggatttagggcccactcaGAAAATCCAGGATGAtgtcatctcaagatccttaactaaGTAACACCTGCAAAGACTCCTTCTTCCAAACAAGGTCCCATTAACAGATTCCGGGGGTGAGGGCATGGATTTACCTTTTTGGGGAGAGCCTGCTGTAGTTCAACCCACTATAGCAGGAGGAAAGATGAGAGCTATAGTTCTCAACAGAAGCCATAAGGACTGCAAAGATGAAAGTGTTTACCTCCTAGTCCTCTATAGACAAGAGGCGCAGAGCCCCGGGCtagagctttctttctttctttctctctctctttctcttccttccttccttcctgcccgccctttctttctctttccttcttttctttctttctttctttctttctctttctttctttcctttcccttttttttttttttttttttttttttttttttttttttttgagacagagtctcactctgtcaccaggctggagtgcaatggtgtgatctcggctcattgcaacctcctcctcccgggttcaagcgattctcctgcctcaacctcccaagtagctgggactacaggcatgcgccaccatgcctagctaatttttgtatttttagtagagacagggtttcaccatgttggccaggatggtctcgatctcttgacctcgtgatccacctgccttggcctcccaaagtgttgggattacaggcgtgagccgccgcgcccggccccttctttctttttataattgagacagggtctcactccgtggccaaggctggagtacagcagtgcgatcccagctcactgcagccttgacctcctgggctcgggaGGGAGagcctcccatcccagcctcccaaacagctgggaccataggcgcgtgccaccatacctggctaatttttgtagagacagggttttgccacattgcctaggctggtctcgaactcctggggtcaagcaatcttcctgcctcggcctgccaaattgctgcgattacaggcatgagcatgagccactgtgccataCCTAgatctgcttttatttatttatttatttatttagacagggtctcactctactgcctggcggttggagtgcagtggcatgctctcagctccCCACatccttgacctctcaggctcaagtgatcctccagcctcagcaccctcgagtagctggagctacaggtgcaccacaatgcccagataatttttgtatttttttttttgtagagacggggttttgctatgtagcccaggctactctcgaactcctgagctcaagagatccgtccgcctcagcttcccaaagtgctgggattacaggcgtgagcaaagTCACTCCACCTAGATCGGTTTTCTTACATGGGGTCCCAACACAGCGTTGCAAGAGTAAAATGAGAGGCAGAAGGAAACTAAAGATACTCTCCAGGCCAGGCACattgcacttgtaatcccagcgctttgggaggctaaggtgggaggatcgcttaagaccagaagttccagaccagcatgggcaaaagagtgagacccgaCCTctacaaagcattttaaaactagatgggcatgctggcatgcaccgtagtcccatctactcaggaggctgaggcgggaggatcccatgagtccaggaggtcaagactacagtgagctatgattgcactactgcacttcagcctgagtgatagagtgagaccctgtctctgaaaaataaaatcaaatgaagaTATCTTTGGAACTCACACATTCCAtcacattctattttatttatttatttttgagacggagtcatgctctgtctcccaggctggagtgcaatggccgatcacagctcactgcagtctctgcctcccgagttcaagtgattctcctgcttcagcctcctgagtagctgggattacaggtgtgcaccatcacgcccagataatttttgtatttttagtagagacagggtttcaccattgttgtctaggctggtctcgaactcctgacctcaagtgatccaccctcctcggcctccaaaagtgctgggattacaggctgagccaccgcacccagcccattccACCACATTTGATACGTCACAGCAAGTCTTGAAACCTACCTGGATTCGAGGGGAGCAGAACTAATCTCTACCCTTTGACAGGGTTGGAGTTGGAGATGCATAATATAATGgccaagactttcttttttttttttttttttttgttgttgttgttgttgttgttgttgagacagagtctcgctctgccgcccaggctggagtgcagtggccggatctcagctcactgcaagctccgcctcccgggttcacgccattctcctgcctcagcctcccgagtagctgggactataggcgcccgccacctcgcccggctagttttttgtatttttaaagtagagacggggtttcaccatgtcagccaggatggtctcgatctcctgacctcgtgatccgcccgtctcggcctcccaaagtgctgggattacagacttgagccaccgcgcccggccccggccAAGACTTTCAACCTTCTACACCTACACATCTACAATCTTAAGGTGTCAGTGATCCAGACAGAATTCAGgaggatggagaaaaaaaaaaatacaaggtcATTTTCagtagctgctgctgcttctttttttttttttttcttttttgttttttttgagatgaagtctcactctctcacccagcctggagtgcagaggcgtgatctcggctcactgcaagctccgcctctcaggctcacgccattctcctgcctcagcctcccaagtagctgggactacaggcgcccaccaccatgcctggctaattttttttgtattttttagtagagacggggtttcaccatgttagctaagatggtctcgatctcctgacctcgtgatccacccacctcagcttcccaaagtgctaggattacaggcgtgagccaccgcgcctgtcccaccttttttggtttggtttggtttggtttggtttggtttggttttttagagacagagtctggctctatcgcccaggctggagtgcaatggcgtgatctcagctcactgcaacctctgcctcccaggtttaagcgattctcctgcctcagcctcctgagtacctgggattacaggcgtgcgctaccacaccaggctaatttttgtattttttagcggagatggggtttcactatacgttggccaggcaggtcttgaactcctgacttcagatgatcctcctgcctcggcctcccaaagtgctggaattacaggcttgagccactgtgcccagcccatttcatTAGCCTCTAACTGGAATTCATCAGGTCCTCTCACTGTGAATGCAGACGCTGGCTAGCCCCGGAACTTTGTCACCTGTGGAAATCAAAGATAACTTCATATCACATCCTGATTATAGGAGACACCCTAAAATATCACAGATGCTCACCCTAACTTAGACCTTGAAGTAATTAGTGGAGTCCATGTGAATCAATGTGActtaatatatttatgaaaaggTGTGGCCAGTCGCatgctcatgcctgttatcccagcactttgggaggccgaggctggaggattgcttgagcccaggatttggaggccagcctgggcaatatggcaaaaccccatctctactaaaaatacaaaaacttagccagacgtggtggcacgcaaCTCTAGTGCCACTAACAGGAACGCTGAAATagaaggatcactcgagccttggagatcaaggctgcagtgagccataaccacaccactgcactccagcctgggtgccttgacagtgtgagacccggtctcaaaaaatatacatacaaaaaagtcagatatttaaatttttattgttatttatttattttggagacagagtttcgctctatctcccagattggagtgcagtggaacgatctcgtctcactgcagcctctgcctcctgggttcaagcggttctcctcccttaggcttccaagtagctgggattacaggcatgcatcaccatgcccggctaatttttgcttttttttttttttttttttttttaatttgagatgtagtcttgctctgttgcccaggttggatggagcgcagtggtacgacctcggctcactgcaacctccgcctcccaggcttaagcaattctcctgcctcagcctcccgagtagctgggattacaggtgcccgccaccacgcctgtctaatttttgtatttttaatagagatggggtttcaccatgttggccatgatggtctcaaactcctgacctcaggtgatccgcccgcctcagcctcccaaagcactgggattacaggcgtgagccaccgtgccaagcctaatttttgcatttttagtagagatggggttttgccatgttggccagactggtctcaaacccctgacctcaggtgacccacctgccttgacctcccaaagttttgggattataggcgtgagctgccgtgcccagcctattttgtatttttagacactaggctctgtcacccaggatggagtgcagtggtgcagtcattgcagcctcaacctcccaggctcaagtgatctcaactaagtagctgggactacaggctcatgacaacaccatgcccagctaagtttttaattttttgtagagatggggtctcacactgttgcccaggctggtctcaaactcctggtctcaggtgatcctcctgcctcagcctcccaaagtgctgagattgcaggcgtgagtcactatcTGCtacatgtggtttttttttgtttttctttctttttttttttttttttttttgagatggagtctcactctgtcacctaggctggagtgcaatcagcTCACTCTAACGTCCGCCTCctagcttcaagcgattctcctgcctcagcctctcaagtagctgggattacaggtgcccaccaccacgtctggctaaattttgtaattttagtagagacagggtttcaccatgttggcctggctggtctcgaactcctgacttcagatgatcctcccacctctgcctctcaaagtgctgggatcacaggcatgagccaccacacccgtctgTTCCGTGTTTTCTTAATGCGTTCGTTTGCAGCTCTCTCCTGAGAAGGGCCACACAGAgagccctgccccctgcccttAGAGGCCCCTCAGGTCAAGGTTTAGGCAGATTAGTGAAGTCCTAAGCTGGCTTCCTGAAGATTTCTATTTCTGGGAGAGGAGCCAGTCTGCAGAGCGGGGACCACACGCCGCGCTGttcccagcacccagcccagGTTACCATGGCCTCCCTGTTTTCTGGCCGCATCCTGATCTGCAACAACAACGACCAGGACGAGCTGGACACGGAGGCCGAGGTCAGCCGCAGGTTGGAGAACCGGCTGGTGCTGCTGTTCTTTGGCGCCGGGGCTTGTCCTCAGTGCCAGGCCTTCGTGCCCATCCTCAAGGACTTCTTCGTGCGGCTCACAGATGAGTTCTATGTGCTGCGGGCAGCGCAGCTGGCCCTGGTGTACGTGTCCCAGGACTCCACGGAGGAGCAGCAAGACCTGTTCCTCAAGGACATGCCAAAGAAGTGGCTTTTCCTGCCCTTTGAGGATGAactgaggaggtgaggaggggcagggagggcttcctggaggagggggcatGTTTGCTGAAAGTG
The sequence above is drawn from the Macaca thibetana thibetana isolate TM-01 chromosome 19, ASM2454274v1, whole genome shotgun sequence genome and encodes:
- the NXNL1 gene encoding nucleoredoxin-like protein 1; translation: MASLFSGRILICNNNDQDELDTEAEVSRRLENRLVLLFFGAGACPQCQAFVPILKDFFVRLTDEFYVLRAAQLALVYVSQDSTEEQQDLFLKDMPKKWLFLPFEDELRRDLGRQFSVERLPAVVVLKPDGDVLTRDGADEIQRLGTACFANWQEAAEVLDRNFQLPEDLEDQEPRSLTECLRRRKYRVEKAARGGRDPGGGGGEEGGAGGLF